A single Brachionichthys hirsutus isolate HB-005 chromosome 17, CSIRO-AGI_Bhir_v1, whole genome shotgun sequence DNA region contains:
- the LOC137906771 gene encoding zinc finger protein 665-like: MGDEAIKQEFSSEQLPEPLIIILSPPPAFLPAPGEPAMVWHDWIKAFELYMGSIGEKELLDSSKCLLLQNCLGPEGARIFRTLVSSETSYSAAIAALTGHFSSDHTSQVSRLKFHQRTRMPGETVAQFVAALGELLRPCNYGDLKDRLVLNQLIQNTNCPRLKERLLLEGESLTLDKALVAGKDADAELFGVHEVSVDIGDDFDLPVRRKAKRGRPRRGERKGKTATNKKPRRSPRGEAGYRSIKEKACDDEERTNSTSSDKPDDDDDAEDYLEDDEEVPNPSANQRALYCPLCVDRRLRDVHKLVQHMRTHTKEKVFSCPVCNLAFSQSKNMTQHVRKKHGAGLYVCCTCGDVLGSWDELKTHRKTHTSLTCPVCHETLADIGAFCRHILTHGKDGSTQTVGQSPQKRDKRTRKEMLKGCVGEYSESDDAAENGEQSGADSQVKVPKVEQTDVSEAQPQGGGSENDTGAAQTKRGYFCPVCPNRRFRGQNKLDRHMRMHTKEKPFSCPVCTVTFSQSYHMIRHLRKQHDVGQYVCSKCGKSLSSMVELRTHKKTHVVESLACFACQKQFKEKSALVSHLKFHKMVQSGSSRSLACNDCGKEFGRLYHLKRHIMTHRKGADSECYTCPDCQKDFAFPEDLNKHLEIHVKENNGMCPKCDETFASAEGLETHMKGHERCYPCGVCGKTFKVEYALKKHVLGHQGEQYYCSLCHKHFIKLSHYKRHVTVHDRRECRCPHCDGVFLKLTALKYHLRTHVEERPHQCACCIETFEDKDALEQHCLKHRKFKRERPYSCTRCDYAFCTLVELTEHMVAHDGEQPSSCPVCGKTFLNKSKLEKHLTIHTGERPHLCSICGNGFPSAASLKLHVHIHTGEKPYQCTQCTKSFRSSSGLRLHGRQHLEVRPSYECPQCGRTYGRITELKMHQRNHTGDKPFACTCCNKRFISKDKLNVHMRIHTGERPYSCSYCGQTFTQTGDRNRHISKFHPLDSAVNELQ; this comes from the coding sequence ATGGGTGACGAGGCGATAAAGCAGGAGTTCTCCTCTGAGCAGCTCCCGGAACCCCTGATAATCATCCTGTCACCCCCTCCGGCTTTCTTGCCGGCCCCCGGTGAGCCAGCCATGGTTTGGCACGACTGGATTAAAGCGTTCGAACTTTACATGGGGAGTATCGGCGAGAAGGAGCTCCTCGACTCCAGTAAGTGTTTGCTCCTGCAGAACTGCCTCGGACCCGAGGGCGCGCGGATCTTCAGGACGCTGGTGTCGAGCGAAACGTCCTACTCGGCGGCCATCGCGGCGCTGACGGGTCACTTCTCCTCGGATCACACCTCGCAGGTGTCCCGGCTTAAGTTTCATCAGAGGACTCGGATGCCCGGGGAGACCGTAGCTCAGTTTGTGGCTGcgctgggagagctgctgaggcCTTGTAACTACGGAGACTTGAAAGATCGACTGGTCCTCAATCAGTTGATCCAGAATACGAACTGTCCACGGCTCAAGGAGCGGCTGCTGCTGGAAGGGGAAAGCCTGACATTGGACAAGGCGCTGGTCGCTGGCAAAGACGCCGACGCTGAACTGTTCGGCGTTCACGAGGTCAGCGTCGACATCGGAGACGACTTCGACCTTCCCGTTCGGAGAAAGGCCAAAAGAGGCCGACCTCGGCgcggagagagaaaagggaagacTGCGACGAATAAaaagcccagaagatcaccccGAGGTGAAGCTGGTTACCGATCCATCAAAGAAAAGGCTTGTGATGATGAAGAGCGCACGAACAGTACATCCAGTGATAAACcagatgacgatgatgatgctgaAGATTATCTAGAAGATGACGAGGAAGTTCCCAATCCGTCAGCCAATCAAAGAGCCCTCTACTGTCCGTTGTGTGTCGACCGGCGCCTCAGAGACGTGCACAAGCTGGTCCAACACATGAGGACGCACACAAAGGAGAAAGTGTTCAGCTGCCCCGTCTGCAACCTCGCCTTCAGCCAATCCAAGAACATGACCCAACACGTGAGGAAGAAGCACGGCGCCGGCCTCTACGTCTGCTGCACCTGCGGGGACGTTTTAGGGAGCTGGGACGAGCTCAAAACCCACAGGAAGACGCACACGTCTCTGACGTGTCCCGTCTGTCACGAAACGCTCGCAGACATCGGCGCGTTTTGTAGGCACATCCTGACACATGGAAAAGACGGGTCGACTCAGACGGTGGGACAGAGTCCCCAGAAAAGGGACAAAAGGACACGCAAAGAAATGCTCAAGGGGTGCGTCGGGGAGTATAGCGAGAGCGACGATGCTGCAGAGAACGGTGAACAATCTGGCGCCGATTCTCAGGTTAAAGTGCCCAAAGTTGAACAGACGGACGTGAGTGAAGCTCAGCCTCAGGGTGGAGGCAGTGAGAACGATACCGGCGCTGCTCAGACGAAAAGGGGCTATTTCTGTCCCGTCTGTCCCAACAGACGCTTCAGAGGCCAAAACAAACTGGACCGACACATGAGGATGCACACGAAGGAAAAGCCCTTCAGCTGCCCCGTCTGCACTGTGACCTTCAGCCAGTCCTACCACATGATCCGCCACCTGAGGAAGCAGCACGACGTGGGCCAGTACGTCTGCTCCAAGTGTGGCAAGAGTCTAAGCAGCATGGTGGAGCTCAGGACGCACAAGAAGACCCACGTGGTCGAAAGCCTGGCGTGTTTCGCGTGCCAGAAACAGTTCAAGGAAAAGTCTGCGCTTGTGAGTCACCTTAAGTTTCACAAGATGGTCCAGTCCGGCAGCTCCAGAAGCCTCGCCTGCAACGACTGCGGCAAAGAATTCGGCCGACTGTACCATTTGAAGAGACACATCATGACCCATCGCAAAGGAGCCGACAGCGAGTGTTACACGTGTCCCGATTGTCAAAAGGACTTCGCCTTCCCGGAGGACCTGAACAAACACTTGGAGATTCACGTGAAGGAAAACAACGGGATGTGTCCGAAGTGCGACGAAACCTTCGCCAGCGCGGAAGGCCTGGAGACGCACATGAAGGGTCACGAAAGGTGCTACCCCTGCGGCGTCTGCGGCAAGACGTTTAAGGTGGAGTACGCGCTGAAGAAGCACGTCCTCGGCCACCAGGGGGAGCAGTATTACTGTTCCTTGTGTCACAAGCACTTCATCAAGCTGTCTCACTACAAGAGGCACGTGACGGTCCACGACAGGCGCGAGTGCAGGTGCCCCCACTGCGACGGCGTCTTCCTGAAGCTAACGGCTTTGAAGTATCACCTGAGGACTCACGTGGAGGAGCGGCCGCACCAGTGCGCCTGTTGCATCGAGACGTTCGAGGACAAGGACGCCTTGGAGCAGCACTGCCTCAAACACAGGAAGTTCAAGCGGGAGCGGCCGTACTCCTGCACCCGCTGCGATTACGCCTTCTGCACGCTGGTCGAGCTGACGGAACACATGGTCGCCCACGACGGGGAGCAGCCGTCCAGCTGCCCCGTCTGCGGCAAGACCTTCCTCAACAAGAGCAAGCTGGAGAAGCACCTGACCATCCACACGGGCGAGAGGCCTCACCTCTGCTCCATCTGTGGCAACGGCTTTCCCTCGGCCGCCAGCCTCAAGCTGCACGTGCACATCCACACCGGGGAGAAGCCCTACCAGTGCACGCAGTGCACCAAGAGCTTCAGGTCGTCCAGCGGCCTGCGGCTGCACGGCAGGCAGCACCTGGAGGTGCGTCCCAGCTACGAGTGTCCCCAGTGCGGCAGGACCTACGGCCGCATCACCGAGCTGAAGATGCACCAGCGCAACCACACGGGGGATAAGCCGTTTGCTTGCACCTGCTGCAACAAGCGCTTTATTAGCAAAGACAAACTGAACGTTCACATGAGGATCCACACCGGGGAGAGGCCGTACTCCTGCTCCTACTGCGGACAGACGTTCACGCAGACGGGAGACCGGAACAGGCACATCAGTAAATTCCACCCGTTAGATTCGGCTGTAAACGAACTCCAGTGA